The proteins below come from a single Cervus elaphus chromosome 4, mCerEla1.1, whole genome shotgun sequence genomic window:
- the CD79A gene encoding B-cell antigen receptor complex-associated protein alpha chain yields MPGGPQALQSPPATIFLLLISTAGLGPGCWALWVEPGPPSVTVSVGEQVRLQCPHNGSSNTNVTWWHVLQVNSSWPPVMYPGALGPKGELIIQQVNKSHRGMYRCQVSEGKKMQRSCGTYLRVREPLPRPFLDMGEGTKNNIITAEGIILLVCAVVPGTLLLFRKRWQNMKFGADIQDDYEDENLYEGLNLDDCSMYEDISRGLQGTYQDVGSLHIGDVQLEKP; encoded by the exons ATGCCTGGGGGTCCCCAAGCCCTGCAAAGCCCGCCTGCCACCATCTTTCTCCTCCTGATCTCCACTGCTGGCCTGG GCCCCGGGTGCTGGGCCCTGTGGGTGGAGCCGGGCCCACCCTCGGTGACGGTGAGCGTGGGGGAGCAGGTGCGCCTCCAGTGCCCGCACAACGGCAGCAGCAACACCAACGTCACGTGGTGGCACGTCCTCCAAGTCAACTCCTCGTGGCCCCCTGTGATGTATCCCGGGGCCCTGGGTCCCAAAGGGGAGCTGATCATCCAGCAAGTGAACAAGAGTCACCGGGGCATGTATCGGTGCCAAGTCAGCGAGGGCAAGAAGATGCAGCGCTCCTGCGGCACGTACCTCCGCGTGCGAG AGCCGCTCCCCAGGCCCTTCCTGGACATGGGGGAGGGTACGAAGAACAACATCATCACCGCCGAGGGCATCATCCTCCTCGTCTGCGCCGTGGTGCCTGGGACGCTGCTGCTCTTCCGG AAACGATGGCAGAACATGAAATTCGGGGCTGATATCCAGGATGACTACGAAGATGAAAATCTTTATGAG GGCCTGAACCTGGATGACTGTTCCATGTATGAAGACATCTCCCGGGGCCTCCAGGGCACCTACCAGGATGTGGGCAGCCTCCACATTGGAGACGTTCAGCTGGAGAAGCCGTGA
- the RPS19 gene encoding 40S ribosomal protein S19, which produces MPGVTVKDVNQQEFVRALAAFLKKSGKLKVPEWVDTVKLAKHKELAPYDENWFYTRAASTARHLYLRGGAGVGSMTKIYGGRQRNGVMPSHFSRGSKSVARRVLQALEGLKMVEKDQDGGRKLTPQGQRDLDRIAGQVAAANKKH; this is translated from the exons ATGCCTGGAGTTACTGTAAAAGACGTGAACCAGCAGGAGTTCGTCAGAGCTCTGGCAGCCTTCCTCAAAAA GTCCGGGAAGCTGAAAGTCCCTGAATGGGTGGACACCGTCAAGCTGGCCAAGCATAAAGAACTTGCTCCCTACGATGAGAACTGGTTCTACACACGAGCTG CTTCCACGGCACGCCACCTGTACCTCCGGGGTGGCGCTGGGGTTGGCTCCATGACCAAGATCTATGGTGGGCGTCAGAGGAACGGCGTCATGCCCAGCCACTTCAGCAGAGGCTCCAAGAGCGTGGCCCGGCGGGTCCTCCAAGCCCTGGAGGGGCTGAAAATGGTGGAAAAGGACCAAGATGG GGGCCGCAAACTGACACCTCAGGGACAGAGAGATCTGGACAGAATCGCTGGACAG GTGGCAGCTGCCAACAAGAAGCATTAG